The Cycloclasticus sp. genomic sequence CTAAAAACGTGGTGAAATCAGAATTTTTACAAGTTTGTGCATTTGTTGGTATTAGGGTGGTTCTCTTTTTATTTGCGCTGTACTTTAATATCAAGTACTTGGCTGTTACTCCTATTATTGCGCACTAGCGCCCTGACTTGAATTTAATGAGGCGTAGGGACGTTACTTACCGCCTTGTTGTGCTAAGGGCTGGGTTGTTGTTTGGGCGCTAAATTATTAATGATGTCGCTACTAAACCTAATATCAGTGCCTTGATTCAAAGAGGGGGTACTTTAAGCAATGAGTAAAGGTGGGAAAAGTTAATGTTTAGAAAGTTTAATGAATAAATCACTTTGGCGCTGGATTTTGATGGCTATGCTTGTTTCAAGCATATTGGCTGCGTACGTTATTTTAAATATTATCGAAAACAAAGTAGCGGCTTTTGTTGAGGGACAGGTTGATCAAATTCAAGAGGGCATTAATCAACGTTTTAAAACGTTTGATGCCATGCTTAAAACAAATGAGGGGAACCTTGACAAACATTTAAACAAAATCTTGCCTGAGTTAGCCAAAGCGCTAAGACGCAGAGAAAATCTTGAACTGTGGTCTCCGGCTGAATTAGGGGAGTTAGCTCAGCATTATAATGTTAGTGAAGTCTATATTATCAATAAAGCCACAAGGGTGATCGCAAGCAGCTTTAAAGCAGATTTAGGGTTTGAGCTTGGGACAGTGTCCTCTGGCCTTCGTGGTTTTTTAGTGGGCTTATCATCCAGTAAAACGGACGTAGCGGTCATAGATAGAATCAATGCGTCATCAAAAACAGGCATATTAAATAAGTACGCCTATTTTTCACCCGCTGATAGCACTTATATATTTGAAGTATCTGTTGAAATTAAACCGTATCTTGAAGGCGTACATTCGAGTGAATACGTGAGGTTTATTTTTGATGAAATGTTTGCGGACCGAATTGGAGACCAGCTCCTATTAAAATCAGTAGACTTGTTTATTGTTAACAATCTTGCGGTGTTGCCATTTGCTGGCAACGCAAAGCCTATTTCACGCAGCGCAATACCGGATATACCGTCATTGGGCTTTATAAAGAAAGTAACGAATAACGACGTGGAGTATTTTTCACGACTACGTTTAGACGGGACGCTGCTTGATAACGAGGCGTACTTCATGGCTGTTCGTGTGCGCTATGACCATAACGCAGCGCATGAAATAGCACTGGATATCATCGTTTCTAACTTCTTAATATTTGGTTTTACCTTATTAACAATGCTTGCATTAATACATTTAGTGCTGGTTAAAAATATCGACAGGCGTGTAGCAATTATTAATAAATCTCTCAAAAGAATATCAGTTGGTGATTACGACGAGCTATGTGAGGTAGGCGGTAATGATGAGATTGCCTACATAGCTGATCGAGTGAATACCATGAGTGGGTTATTGTCGAGTCGTGAAGCAGAGCTTAATGAGGTGCAGAATACACTTGAGATCAAAGTGCTAGAGCGAACAGCAAACTTATATAAAGAAATTGAGAGACGCAAGGAAGCAGAGATAAAACTTAACGTTCTTGCAACAACGGATCCACTGACAGAGCTACCCAATCGTCGTATGTTGGACCAGTACGTGGAGCGTGCGCTTATATCTACTCAGCGCAGTAAGGATGTGCTGGCGGTGTTATTTTTAGACCTTGATAACTTTAAGTATGTTAATGATTCTTTAGGGCATAGCGCCGGTGATGTGTTGCTTAAAACGATTGCATTTCGTCTATCTAACGCCATTCGATCAAGTGATGTTGCAGGTCGCTTTGGTGGTGATGAATTTGTCATTTTATTGCAGAACTTAAAAGGAGATCGAGACACTATTGCACAACACGTTCAAACTATTGTTGAGCAGATATTAGAGATAGTTCACGAGGAAATACCGCTGGGTCATCATGTGCATCATTGCACCATGAGTATAGGTGTGGCGCTAAGCAATAATCATTCTTCAGTTGAAATGTTATACAAGCAAGCTGATGCGGCCATGTATCGGGCTAAAGAGGCAGGGAAAAACACTTTTTCTTTCTACGAAAAAAGTATGCAAGAGCGTGCAGATGAAAGGTTAATCATTGAGAAGGGAATACGGCAAGCAATAAAAGATGAGGCGTTCACATTAAACTACCAACCTCAAATAAATGCAGAGGGTCAGTTGGTTGGTGTGGAGGCACTTATTCGTTGGCAAAATGCGGAAGGGGGGTTTGTGCCACCAGATAGGTTTATTCCCGTTGCAGAAGAAATTGGTTTGATAGTGCCTATTGGTGATTGGGTGCTTTTTGAAGCGTGCAGACAATTTGTTAAGTGGCAAGAGCTCGGTATGACCGTGCCGCATATATCAGTGAATGTCAGTGCCAAGCAATTTCAACAATCAGATTTTGTGGAGCATACGCATGGTATCGTTAAAGCGAATGGTGTTGCTCCATCGTCAATATGTTTAGAAATAACAGAAACTGCTACGATTGGCGATGAACGTACCATTTTTGAACGAGTTCATGGCTTGCACGAAGTTGGCTTCTTGGTATCTATTGATGATTTTGGCACCGGCTATTCATCACTTAATTACCTAAAAAACCTGCCGTTCGATCAGCTTAAAATTGATAAGTCATATATTGATGGAATTGGCCAAAATGAGAACGACTCAGCAATTGTGAAAATGATAATCAGCATGACGCATCACTTAGGCGCTAAACTTATTGCTGAAGGAGTGGAGACAAAAGAGCAACTAGATTATTTGGCTGAGAATGGTTGTTTGGAATATCAAGGGTATTATTTTAGTAAACCGCTGTCAGCTGATGGTTTTGAGGCGTATGCAAGGGGTTTAGAGCATTAGAACGCTGAGTTTTATTTGCTTAAGGTTTACTGTAGCAACACGTAATAGTGAATTTTAATCACGTTAGTGACGATTTTTACTTGACCTTTGGTGTCAGGCTAATACAATAGCCGCCTCAAAGCGCCTGTAGCTCAGCTGGATAGAGTACTCGGCTACGAACCGAGCGGTCAGGAGTTCGAATCTCTTCAGGCGCGCCATTCAATTCGTAATAAAAAAAGCAGTTAGATAATTCATTGTCTAGCTGCTTTTTTGTGCGCACGATCCGGCGTGCCGGATAATGTGCGAATCGCTATTTTCTCCTCCTTCGGTAAGGTTATATTGTTTGCAAACCCAGCAATATGGGAGGTGTTTAAATAGGCATATTTTTGCACCATTCGTATATCTGACCATCCACCTAATTTTTGAAGCACATGAAAGGTTGTACCTGTTTGAATGTGCCAGCTAGCGTATGTATGACGTAGATCATGCCAGCGTAAACTCTCAATGCCTGCCTTCACTAAGGCTTTACGCCATGCTTTCGTATTAGCTTTTTTTATAGGACTGCCGTAGTAGCTAAACACGCGAGTAATGTGTGTATAAAATCGGATGGAAAGCGGTGTGGGCGTAACGAGTCTCTCGCTTAGTTACTCATTCTTAAGGGTGGTTGTGAATCTATAGAGTGGTGGGTGGTTAAGAGTGTCCAGAAATGCTAAAAAGCAGGTGGTTGACTCTCGCTTAGCTTGAAATGTTATATATGCTGAGGTCTCAGGTTAGTGTGATTTGTAACTAATTCTCAATTAGTGCATTGCACTTGGGGATCAATTTCAAGGAATAAAAAAAACCACCCATAAGGGTGGTGAGTTGAGAAACAACGTTTGTTTCTCGGAGGACGGACAGTAACTGTCTAGGTGATATGCCTACAATGACTGTATGCGGACGTTTATTACAAGCTAGAAGAGGTGCCCGTGTGAGAGATTCTAACGATCAAAGCCACTGTGCTGCCAATATTTGAATAGAAGCCCAGTC encodes the following:
- a CDS encoding EAL domain-containing protein encodes the protein MNKSLWRWILMAMLVSSILAAYVILNIIENKVAAFVEGQVDQIQEGINQRFKTFDAMLKTNEGNLDKHLNKILPELAKALRRRENLELWSPAELGELAQHYNVSEVYIINKATRVIASSFKADLGFELGTVSSGLRGFLVGLSSSKTDVAVIDRINASSKTGILNKYAYFSPADSTYIFEVSVEIKPYLEGVHSSEYVRFIFDEMFADRIGDQLLLKSVDLFIVNNLAVLPFAGNAKPISRSAIPDIPSLGFIKKVTNNDVEYFSRLRLDGTLLDNEAYFMAVRVRYDHNAAHEIALDIIVSNFLIFGFTLLTMLALIHLVLVKNIDRRVAIINKSLKRISVGDYDELCEVGGNDEIAYIADRVNTMSGLLSSREAELNEVQNTLEIKVLERTANLYKEIERRKEAEIKLNVLATTDPLTELPNRRMLDQYVERALISTQRSKDVLAVLFLDLDNFKYVNDSLGHSAGDVLLKTIAFRLSNAIRSSDVAGRFGGDEFVILLQNLKGDRDTIAQHVQTIVEQILEIVHEEIPLGHHVHHCTMSIGVALSNNHSSVEMLYKQADAAMYRAKEAGKNTFSFYEKSMQERADERLIIEKGIRQAIKDEAFTLNYQPQINAEGQLVGVEALIRWQNAEGGFVPPDRFIPVAEEIGLIVPIGDWVLFEACRQFVKWQELGMTVPHISVNVSAKQFQQSDFVEHTHGIVKANGVAPSSICLEITETATIGDERTIFERVHGLHEVGFLVSIDDFGTGYSSLNYLKNLPFDQLKIDKSYIDGIGQNENDSAIVKMIISMTHHLGAKLIAEGVETKEQLDYLAENGCLEYQGYYFSKPLSADGFEAYARGLEH
- a CDS encoding tyrosine-type recombinase/integrase; protein product: MFSYYGSPIKKANTKAWRKALVKAGIESLRWHDLRHTYASWHIQTGTTFHVLQKLGGWSDIRMVQKYAYLNTSHIAGFANNITLPKEEKIAIRTLSGTPDRAHKKAARQ